A region of Procambarus clarkii isolate CNS0578487 chromosome 48, FALCON_Pclarkii_2.0, whole genome shotgun sequence DNA encodes the following proteins:
- the LOC123764671 gene encoding docking protein 2 isoform X1, which produces MDAMENPGNKVKVGNLSLRTKGPFSKFVCEKILRRLSLYPARLALPIHQGRLKEYYAQLFGCSKSGVARMELYENMKASCSGSTVFVITGSDVIKAQKITGETAEDRHAFVVATREQQYTFSAKDAFDCDNWVKNIQDTLLQPMCSMGPPQHSPTKVTVENDIYVPAEEVCRQYTVTVSVESRQKLAVDGKVRLLVENGHITIMSLDGNRIVRWGIEHLRRFGYTDTNFHVEAGRKSQLGEGEFVFITNLGKQIHTLVSKEKEMWRHKMSRNSQPLPAGQVAPPITMDPEPLTQCGHIYEELTLLPVSTKASSPRLGFKETPAVSGYNPKPEKPPRVTTNKNYEVVPAMQPTIPIGGQKTALAFSNGQGKLISKSLPTNAAAARPYSNMLPAAQALQTHSGTHQQPVADLENAVYSEPKVFMEAWKEFSRDDNDSESDRSSSTYDSLQHFTPVDKEVEDSHYTYSPFAKPPADGAHVEEVLKKLQQKTIREEPIYAQVDKTKKLPPKKD; this is translated from the exons ATGGACGCCATGGAGAATCCAGGAAATAAGGTCAAGGTTGGGAATCTCTCTCTCCGCACCAAGGGCCCATTTAGCAAG TTTGTATGTGAGAAGATCTTACGAAGGCTTTCCTTGTATCCAGCGAGGCTGGCTCTACCTATACACCAAGGG AGACTGAAGGAGTACTACGCCCAACTCTTCGGGTGTTCGAAGTCCGGGGTGGCGAGGATGGAGCTGTACGAGAACATGAAGGCCTCTTGCTCCGGCTCTACCGTCTTCGTCATTACCGGCTCAGATGTCATCAAGGCGCAGAAGATCACCGGGGAGACAGCGGAAGATCGGCACGCCTTTGTG GTTGCAACGAGGGAGCAACAGTATACATTCAGTGCCAAGGATGCGTTTGACTGTGACAATTGGGTGAAG AATATCCAAGACACCTTGCTGCAGCCGATGTGTTCTATGGGCCCCCCGCAGCACTCACCCACAAAGGTCACCGTTGAGAACGACATCTACGTCCCAGCTGAGGAAG TGTGCCGTCAGTACACGGTGACGGTGAGCGTGGAGAGCAGACAGAAGCTGGCGGTGGACGGGAAGGTGCGGCTGCTGGTCGAGAACGGCCACATCACCATCATGTCCCTAGACGGTAACCGGATCGTCCGCTGGGGCATCGAGCACCTTCGTCGCTTCGGCTACACCGACACCAACTTCCACGTTGAGGCCGGGAGGAAGAGCCAGCTTGGAGAGGGAGAGTTTGTATTCATCACTAacttg GGTAAGCAGATCCACACCTTGGTGTCCAAGGAGAAGGAGATGTGGCGCCACAAGATGAGCAGGAACAGCCAGCCCTTACCTGCCGGCCAGGTGGCGCCGCCCATCACCATGGACCCGGAGCCCCTCACACAGTGCGGCCATATATACGAGGAACTCACCCTGCTGCCCGTCTCCACGAAGGCCTCCAGCCCACGCCTCGGCTTCAAG GAAACTCCAGCCGTGTCTGGCTACAACCCCAAGCCGGAAAAGCCTCCTCGGGTCACTACCAACAAGAACTATGAAGTCGTTCCAGCGATGCAACCGACCATCCCGATTGGAGGTCAGAAGACGGCGCTGGCGTTTAGCAACGGACAGGGCAAGCTCATTAGCAAGTCCTTACCCACTAACGCCGCCGCTGCCCGCCCCTACTCCAATATGCTCCCTGCTGCTCAAGCGCTGCAGACACACTCGGGGACCCACCAGCAGCCCGTTGCTGATCTCGAGAACGCTGTGTACTCGGAGCCGAAAGTTTTTATGGAAGCCTGGAAGGAGTTCAGTCGAGATGACAACGACAGCGAGAGTG ATCGTTCGAGCTCAACGTACGACAGCCTGCAGCACTTCACGCCCGTCGACAAGGAG GTTGAAGACAGCCACTACACCTACAGTCCCTTCGCGAAGCCCCCAGCAGACGGCGCTCATGTCGAAGAGGTTTTAAAGAAACTGCAACAGAAGACCATCCGCGAAGAGCCAATCTACGCTCAGGTTGACAAGACGAAAAAACTCCCACCAAAGAAAGATTAA
- the LOC123764671 gene encoding docking protein 2 isoform X2, whose product MDAMENPGNKVKVGNLSLRTKGPFSKRLKEYYAQLFGCSKSGVARMELYENMKASCSGSTVFVITGSDVIKAQKITGETAEDRHAFVVATREQQYTFSAKDAFDCDNWVKNIQDTLLQPMCSMGPPQHSPTKVTVENDIYVPAEEVCRQYTVTVSVESRQKLAVDGKVRLLVENGHITIMSLDGNRIVRWGIEHLRRFGYTDTNFHVEAGRKSQLGEGEFVFITNLGKQIHTLVSKEKEMWRHKMSRNSQPLPAGQVAPPITMDPEPLTQCGHIYEELTLLPVSTKASSPRLGFKETPAVSGYNPKPEKPPRVTTNKNYEVVPAMQPTIPIGGQKTALAFSNGQGKLISKSLPTNAAAARPYSNMLPAAQALQTHSGTHQQPVADLENAVYSEPKVFMEAWKEFSRDDNDSESDRSSSTYDSLQHFTPVDKEVEDSHYTYSPFAKPPADGAHVEEVLKKLQQKTIREEPIYAQVDKTKKLPPKKD is encoded by the exons ATGGACGCCATGGAGAATCCAGGAAATAAGGTCAAGGTTGGGAATCTCTCTCTCCGCACCAAGGGCCCATTTAGCAAG AGACTGAAGGAGTACTACGCCCAACTCTTCGGGTGTTCGAAGTCCGGGGTGGCGAGGATGGAGCTGTACGAGAACATGAAGGCCTCTTGCTCCGGCTCTACCGTCTTCGTCATTACCGGCTCAGATGTCATCAAGGCGCAGAAGATCACCGGGGAGACAGCGGAAGATCGGCACGCCTTTGTG GTTGCAACGAGGGAGCAACAGTATACATTCAGTGCCAAGGATGCGTTTGACTGTGACAATTGGGTGAAG AATATCCAAGACACCTTGCTGCAGCCGATGTGTTCTATGGGCCCCCCGCAGCACTCACCCACAAAGGTCACCGTTGAGAACGACATCTACGTCCCAGCTGAGGAAG TGTGCCGTCAGTACACGGTGACGGTGAGCGTGGAGAGCAGACAGAAGCTGGCGGTGGACGGGAAGGTGCGGCTGCTGGTCGAGAACGGCCACATCACCATCATGTCCCTAGACGGTAACCGGATCGTCCGCTGGGGCATCGAGCACCTTCGTCGCTTCGGCTACACCGACACCAACTTCCACGTTGAGGCCGGGAGGAAGAGCCAGCTTGGAGAGGGAGAGTTTGTATTCATCACTAacttg GGTAAGCAGATCCACACCTTGGTGTCCAAGGAGAAGGAGATGTGGCGCCACAAGATGAGCAGGAACAGCCAGCCCTTACCTGCCGGCCAGGTGGCGCCGCCCATCACCATGGACCCGGAGCCCCTCACACAGTGCGGCCATATATACGAGGAACTCACCCTGCTGCCCGTCTCCACGAAGGCCTCCAGCCCACGCCTCGGCTTCAAG GAAACTCCAGCCGTGTCTGGCTACAACCCCAAGCCGGAAAAGCCTCCTCGGGTCACTACCAACAAGAACTATGAAGTCGTTCCAGCGATGCAACCGACCATCCCGATTGGAGGTCAGAAGACGGCGCTGGCGTTTAGCAACGGACAGGGCAAGCTCATTAGCAAGTCCTTACCCACTAACGCCGCCGCTGCCCGCCCCTACTCCAATATGCTCCCTGCTGCTCAAGCGCTGCAGACACACTCGGGGACCCACCAGCAGCCCGTTGCTGATCTCGAGAACGCTGTGTACTCGGAGCCGAAAGTTTTTATGGAAGCCTGGAAGGAGTTCAGTCGAGATGACAACGACAGCGAGAGTG ATCGTTCGAGCTCAACGTACGACAGCCTGCAGCACTTCACGCCCGTCGACAAGGAG GTTGAAGACAGCCACTACACCTACAGTCCCTTCGCGAAGCCCCCAGCAGACGGCGCTCATGTCGAAGAGGTTTTAAAGAAACTGCAACAGAAGACCATCCGCGAAGAGCCAATCTACGCTCAGGTTGACAAGACGAAAAAACTCCCACCAAAGAAAGATTAA